In Streptomyces sp. NBC_00414, a single window of DNA contains:
- a CDS encoding GNAT family N-acetyltransferase produces the protein MSAAGASTGAGSEVGVLTVRPLDPLKDAELLHSWVTDPKAAFWMMQDAKLQDVEREYMAIAANEHHHAYLGLHDGRPAFLMEKYDPRYIELVGLYEPEPGDVGMHFLVAPTDRPVHGFTRAVITAVMTELFADPRTRRVVVEPDVTNEAVHALNEAVGFVPEREIEKPEKRALLSFCTREQFLNRHSSATRGVSL, from the coding sequence ATGAGCGCCGCCGGAGCCTCCACGGGGGCCGGGAGCGAGGTCGGTGTCCTCACCGTCCGCCCGCTCGACCCCCTCAAGGACGCCGAGCTGCTGCACTCCTGGGTGACCGACCCCAAGGCCGCGTTCTGGATGATGCAGGACGCGAAACTCCAGGACGTGGAGCGCGAGTACATGGCCATCGCGGCCAACGAGCACCACCACGCGTATCTCGGCCTGCACGACGGCCGGCCCGCGTTCCTGATGGAGAAGTACGACCCCCGGTACATCGAGCTGGTCGGGCTGTACGAGCCCGAGCCCGGTGACGTCGGCATGCACTTCCTGGTCGCCCCCACCGACCGGCCCGTGCACGGCTTCACCCGGGCCGTCATCACCGCCGTGATGACCGAGCTGTTCGCCGACCCCCGCACCCGCCGGGTCGTCGTCGAGCCCGATGTCACCAACGAGGCGGTACACGCGCTGAACGAGGCCGTCGGCTTCGTCCCGGAGCGCGAGATCGAGAAGCCGGAGAAGCGCGCGCTGCTGTCCTTCTGCACGCGCGAGCAGTTCCTGAACCGGCACAGTTCGGCCACCCGAGGAGTTTCCCTGTGA
- a CDS encoding IucA/IucC family protein — MTLSDAVAHLSPHRWARANRLLIRKALAEFAHERLITPETVDGDGGQDGNGGLSGKKGEYAVRSDDGLTRYRFTATRRALDHWQVDAESITRSRDGAELPLAALDFFIELKKSLGLSDQVLPVYLEEISSTLSGTCYKLTKPQLTSPELARSGFQEIETGMTEGHPCFVANNGRLGFGIHEYLSYAPETASPVRLIWLAAHRSRAAFTAGVGIEYESFLRDELGKETVDRFHGTLRDQGLDPADYLFIPVHPWQWWNKLTVTFAAEIARQHLVCLGEGDDEYLAQQSIRTFFNKSEPQKHYVKTALSVINMGFMRGLSAAYMEATPAINDWLAQLIDNDPLLKSTGLSIIRERAAVGYRHLEYEAATDRYSPYRKMLAALWRESPVPSLQDGESLATMASLVHVDHDGSSIAASLIERSGLTPAEWLRRYLRAYFTPLLHSFYAYDLVFMPHGENVILVLKDGVVERAIYKDIAEEIAVMDPDAVLPPTVERLRVDVPEDKKLLSIFTDVFDCFFRFLAANLAGEGVIEEDDFWRTVADCVRDYQASAPELADKFRQYDMFAPEFALSCLNRLQLRDNEQMVDLSDPAGALQLVGTLKNPIVGL, encoded by the coding sequence GTGACCCTGTCCGACGCCGTGGCGCATCTGTCCCCCCACCGCTGGGCCCGGGCCAACCGCCTCCTCATCCGCAAAGCCCTCGCCGAGTTCGCCCACGAACGCCTCATCACCCCCGAGACGGTCGACGGCGACGGCGGCCAGGACGGCAACGGCGGCCTCAGCGGCAAAAAAGGTGAGTACGCCGTCCGCAGCGACGACGGCCTGACCCGCTACCGCTTCACCGCCACCCGCCGCGCCCTCGACCACTGGCAGGTCGACGCCGAGTCGATCACCCGCAGCCGCGACGGCGCCGAACTCCCGCTCGCCGCACTGGACTTCTTCATCGAGCTGAAAAAATCACTCGGCCTGAGCGACCAGGTGCTGCCGGTCTACCTGGAGGAGATCTCCTCCACCCTCTCCGGCACCTGCTACAAGCTCACCAAGCCCCAGCTCACCTCCCCCGAACTCGCGAGAAGCGGCTTCCAGGAGATCGAGACGGGGATGACCGAGGGCCACCCCTGCTTCGTCGCCAACAACGGCCGGCTCGGCTTCGGCATCCACGAGTACCTCTCGTACGCGCCCGAGACCGCGAGCCCGGTACGGCTCATCTGGCTGGCCGCGCACCGCTCGCGGGCCGCGTTCACGGCGGGCGTGGGCATCGAGTACGAGTCGTTCCTGCGGGACGAGCTGGGCAAGGAGACCGTGGACCGCTTCCACGGCACGCTCCGCGACCAGGGCCTCGACCCGGCCGACTACCTCTTCATCCCGGTCCACCCCTGGCAGTGGTGGAACAAACTGACGGTCACCTTCGCCGCCGAGATCGCCCGGCAACACCTCGTGTGCCTGGGCGAGGGCGACGACGAGTACCTGGCCCAGCAGTCGATCCGGACGTTCTTCAACAAGAGCGAGCCCCAGAAGCACTATGTGAAGACCGCCCTGTCGGTCATCAACATGGGCTTCATGCGCGGCCTGTCCGCCGCGTACATGGAGGCGACCCCGGCCATCAACGACTGGCTCGCCCAACTCATCGACAACGACCCGCTGTTGAAGTCGACCGGCCTGTCGATCATCCGCGAGCGGGCGGCCGTCGGCTACCGGCACCTGGAGTACGAGGCCGCCACCGACCGCTACTCCCCGTACCGGAAAATGCTCGCCGCCCTGTGGCGCGAGAGCCCCGTCCCCTCGCTCCAGGACGGCGAGTCCCTGGCCACCATGGCCTCGCTCGTCCACGTGGACCACGACGGCTCCTCGATCGCGGCCTCCCTGATCGAGCGCTCGGGCCTGACGCCGGCCGAGTGGCTCCGCCGCTACCTCCGGGCCTACTTCACCCCGCTGCTGCACAGCTTCTACGCGTACGACCTGGTGTTCATGCCGCACGGCGAGAACGTCATCCTCGTCCTCAAGGACGGGGTGGTCGAGCGGGCGATCTACAAGGACATCGCCGAGGAGATCGCCGTCATGGACCCGGACGCGGTGCTCCCGCCGACGGTCGAGCGGCTGCGCGTGGACGTCCCCGAGGACAAAAAACTCCTGTCGATCTTCACGGACGTCTTCGACTGCTTCTTCCGCTTCCTGGCGGCGAACCTGGCGGGCGAGGGCGTCATCGAGGAGGACGACTTCTGGCGGACCGTCGCCGACTGCGTACGCGACTATCAGGCGTCCGCGCCCGAACTCGCGGACAAGTTCCGGCAGTACGACATGTTCGCGCCCGAGTTCGCGCTGTCCTGCCTCAACCGGCTCCAGCTGCGCGACAACGAGCAGATGGTCGACCTCTCCGATCCCGCCGGGGCCCTCCAGCTCGTCGGCACCCTGAAGAACCCCATAG
- a CDS encoding lysine N(6)-hydroxylase/L-ornithine N(5)-oxygenase family protein has protein sequence MTALPEPAESVEASDSLSRTHDFIGIGLGPFNLGLACLTEPIDELDGVFLESKPDFEWHSGMFLEGAHLQTPFMSDLVTLADPTSPYSFLNYLKESGRLYSFYIRENFYPLRVEYDDYCRWAASKLSSVRFSTTVAEVTYEDGNEVYVVRTTAGDEYRARHLVLGTGTPPYIPEACADLGGDFIHNSRYQQHKRELQAKKSITLVGSGQSAAEIYYDLLSEIDVHGYRLNWVTRSPRFFPLEYTKLTLEMTSPEYIDYFHALPERTRYRLRTEQKGLFKGIDGELIDSIFDLLYQKNLGGPVPTRLLSNSALKEASYENGTYTLGLRQEEQETDYELQSEGLILATGYQYVEPEFLKPVRDRIRYDEQGNHDVARNYAIDTTGRGIFLQNAGVHTHSITSPDLGMGAYRNAYIIRELLGTEYYPVEKSIAFQEFAV, from the coding sequence TTGACCGCGCTTCCTGAACCCGCTGAGTCCGTCGAGGCCTCTGATTCCCTCTCGCGGACGCACGATTTCATCGGCATCGGGCTGGGCCCCTTCAACCTCGGCCTCGCCTGCCTCACCGAGCCGATCGACGAACTCGACGGTGTCTTCCTGGAGTCCAAGCCGGACTTCGAATGGCACTCCGGGATGTTCCTGGAGGGCGCGCACCTCCAGACCCCGTTCATGTCGGACCTGGTCACCCTGGCCGACCCGACGTCCCCGTACTCCTTCCTCAACTACCTGAAGGAATCGGGCCGTCTGTACTCGTTCTACATACGCGAGAACTTCTACCCGCTGCGCGTCGAGTACGACGACTACTGCCGCTGGGCCGCCTCGAAACTCTCCAGCGTCCGCTTCAGCACGACGGTCGCGGAGGTGACGTACGAGGACGGGAACGAGGTGTACGTCGTCCGGACCACCGCCGGTGACGAGTACCGTGCCCGGCACCTCGTCCTGGGCACCGGCACTCCCCCGTACATCCCGGAGGCCTGCGCGGACCTCGGCGGGGACTTCATCCACAACTCCCGCTACCAGCAGCACAAGCGGGAGCTGCAGGCCAAGAAGTCGATCACGCTGGTCGGCAGCGGGCAGTCAGCCGCCGAGATCTACTACGACCTGCTGAGCGAGATCGATGTCCACGGCTACCGGCTGAACTGGGTCACGCGCTCCCCGCGGTTCTTCCCGCTGGAGTACACCAAGCTCACGCTGGAGATGACCTCCCCGGAGTACATCGACTACTTCCACGCGCTGCCCGAGCGGACCCGCTACCGCCTCCGGACGGAGCAGAAGGGCCTGTTCAAGGGCATCGACGGGGAGCTGATCGACTCGATCTTCGACCTGCTCTACCAGAAGAACCTCGGCGGCCCGGTCCCCACCCGCCTGCTCTCCAACTCGGCCCTGAAAGAGGCGAGTTACGAGAACGGCACGTACACCCTGGGGCTGCGTCAGGAGGAGCAGGAGACGGACTACGAGCTGCAGTCCGAGGGCCTGATCCTGGCGACCGGCTACCAGTACGTGGAGCCGGAGTTCCTGAAGCCCGTGCGCGACCGGATCCGCTACGACGAGCAGGGCAACCACGACGTGGCGCGCAACTACGCCATCGACACCACCGGCCGCGGGATCTTCCTGCAGAACGCCGGCGTCCACACCCACTCGATCACGTCACCGGACCTCGGCATGGGCGCGTACCGCAACGCGTACATCATCCGGGAACTGCTCGGCACCGAGTACTACCCGGTGGAGAAGTCCATCGCGTTCCAGGAGTTCGCCGTATGA